Sequence from the Arvicola amphibius chromosome 3, mArvAmp1.2, whole genome shotgun sequence genome:
ATTAGGATGGATGACATACAAAATGGGTGTATTATATGCTTGATGGGCATTGCACAAAGTGTAGAATGGATCCAAGTGTGACAAAGGCTAGATGAAATGCTGGAATATGTGCCATTTGGTCCAGAGAAAATGACGGGTTCCTCCAGGAACACACAGATTATAAATCAGGAGTAATGCTGTTGAGCAATAACAATAAGCTAAATGTTGACCTCAGAATACACATATGTGCCACAAACTCAACTTCATGTTACCTTATTGTCAGTAATCATACCCATAAGAATACTGATTCAACTTGAATAACAACCAAGAGGAGGTAAGAATGTTTTTTATTCTACAAAAATGGCCTTTCATGAGTAAACTAAATGTACATATCCCAGTTTCACCATTACTTtggaaatttaaatgaaatgcaTTCACATTACACCCTCCACTATCCTTCCCACTCAAATTCCACTATTATTCTTCTAAGTAACAGTTTTGCTAGTTAAATCAGAGGACTAAAATTcatcttaagaatttttttaagttaaaatgtcatttttgacTCATACCTTGTGTATTGAGGTAATAATGTTTCCACAATGGTCTTAATTTGTGCTTTCCACCAACATCCCAAATGGTAAACTTCAGATTTTTGTATTCCACAGTTTCCACATTAAAACCTGTTTTGTCAAAACATTACTTTTATATTGTACTTATATTTAACAATAAATGACACATCAAACAAAAGCAGATCcctgtttatatttttgaggTAGCAATTGTCTACTATAGCAATAGCTACTGAAGCCAAACCAACTTTGGGAAATGTCTACCTTTAATGCTAGACCCCCTACAGTTTCACCAGGGTCCTCAGGACCTGGAGTCCATATACCTGCCAGTTCTGTACCACTGCTACCTCCTCATTCCTAATGTCAGTCAGATTCTGTAAGCTTTTATTCCACCCAACTGCCCCATCAACATTTAGTCCTCTGCAATGTCACCATGCATATTTCAGCCCCCACAACCATGATCTCATTGTGTCTTAGAGCCAGGAAAGGGAACCTGTATAACAATATCACACTCAGAATTCAGCTAGCTACAAGCTGGTTGGCTGTCAGTATTCAAACTTACCAATTGTTGGAATAGGCTGCATGAACTCatcttgttttaatttgaataaaatagtAGTTTTTCCAGCACCATCTAATCCTAATGTAACTACTCGGATTTCCATTTTGGGTCCAATATGAACTCTGTTGTCCTGCAGTTTTGGAAAAACTGAAGTCAGAATAAGACAGTAttcatgctttttgttttctgtttgttttttaaccatGTTGAGTGACAGACCTTATCTGTCTAATCTCCAGGTGCATGAACACacaatatatgcacacacatgtaaatatcacacagaaatttAATTCCTAAAAAAGTGATAATTAAGAATAAAGACCACCATtaaatttcaagaaatatttgttaaaaataaaatattggtatATATTTTCCCAGATGTATTCCACATTGGATAAGAAGCataaaagaaatttacttttctttgtttatttttctagtgCTAGAAAACAACTCAGGGCCTTATCctataacaaaaaacaaacaatatagCCCAACTCTCCAAACGTACTTTTGAAAACAGTATTATATAAGTAATACaactattatttttcatttgccaTATGTTTCACCTTAATATATACTGGCAAAACTATCTTGATAATTTATCATCTGTGGGCCACAATTTAACCAATCTGTCAGATTTGAgatcatttctgattttttgatttttacaaagaattatgaaatgaacatacatacatacatatatatacatattcctaaCTTCTCTCTACTATAAAAATGAGACTAAATAGTAAGCATTTATTAGactatgttttaaatttatataaaactgtACAATACTTCCTGACAGTTAAGTATTATTTGTTACTAGAAATTATTGttttgcagccgggcggtggtggtgtgcgcctttaatcccagtactcagaaggcagagaagtggatctgtaagtttgaggccagtctgatcgacagagcaagttccaggccagtgagggctgcacagagagaccctatattgaaaacaaacaagcaaaaacaagaaactattgttttccttccttttgtagagtactattttaactttctttttttaaatatgtaacttatttttattttatgttcattagtgttttgcctgcatgtatgtttgtgtaagggtgtcagttccctggaactggaaatatagacaggtgtgagctaccatgtgagagatgggaactgaacctaggtcctcttaAAAGCAACCCaatgttaactgctgagccatctctccagtccacagaatactatttttcttgactttcatGATTCAAAATTTTACTGGTTTTTAATACCctttttagaatattattttcttgggtgctggagagatggctcagttattaagagcattgcctgctcttccaaaggtcctgagttcaattcccggcaaccacatggtggctcacaaccatctgtaataaggtctggtgccctcttctggcctgcaggaatacacgcagacggaatattgtatacataacaaataaataaatattttaaaaaatattattttctttttaaatgttaatatttttagaaacttATAAGATATTCCTTTTCATTCTACTTAAGTTCAATTGTTCCATAAGCatcaactttatatatatatgggctCCAAAATATGAAGTGTAGTTCAATACtacacctcaaaaataaaattatataaggaTAAAAATCAAGTTCTAAGAACCCCAGATACTAGCTGAGAAGCTATAGCACTCAAATCAGTACAAAATCAAGAAGAGAACTGCCGCAGGAACTGGTAGAAGAGTTTAATAGCATGGGTAAGGTGTATTTTGATCTCTAGtacttcaaataaaaaataagttgagGCATTCTTCGTGTCCATCACTGCTCTTTCCTTACCAAACATAAGATATAAACTAGAACATTATAAAATACTAGTAACTGCATTCAGTACCTAATTAAAATGAttatacaccatgaccaaatgtACCTAGAAGACAGACATATCAATATCAACTTAATGTACCACATCAAcaaataaaggcaaaaaccaaCTGATGATCTTAAATGATACCAACAGAGTAATTGAGAAAATCCATATGCctttacaaaaaattaataaaataaaaataatcagataGGAAGAGAaaccatacacatgaaaattcCATAGCTAACACCTCTAAGGTAAGAAAAAGACAACGCTCCCATCTAGCTATTTCTACTTAACATGGTATTACAAGAGTATTCAACATGCTACTGGATTTGAAGTCTTAACTAGaacaactaaaaaagaaaagacttaaaAATATCCAAAAAGAACCATGTGAAATTCTCTTTATAAATGGCATGAGCTTGATGCAGGAAACCCGGAAGTCTTGTTAGAATAAATGAATTGTTCATACACAGATcaacagaaaaagacaagttctaaTGAACAATTCAAAATGGCATCTAAGAAATCCCATTTAGAATAGTatcaaaagcaacaaaacactaaacaataAACCTAGCTAAAGACTTCAAAGACCAAACTacaaaacataagaataataaacTCTTAAAAAGCCAGGAGAGGGGATTTGTAAGGTGGTTCAGTGGCtcatttattgctcttgcagacagccaaggtttggttcccatcatCCACACGGAGGCTCATAACAGATGACCAGATAAActaaatatgatatataaatacagaaaagctTCCTCAGTCTTAAAAAGAAGTGCGATTATTTACATACTAGAATATGAACTTTCAGgatgttaagttttaaaaaagcctaccaaaaaaagagaaatattttaattgttctaGTTAGATGACATAGTAGGGATAGGAGAATGGTGGTTAGCAgggctttaaatatttatttatttatttatttatttatttatttatttatttatttattatacaatattctgtctgtgtgtatgccttcaggacagaagagggcagacagctgggaattgaactcaggacctttggaagaggaggcaatgatcttaacctctgagccatctctccagccactcaaACTTACGCTCTTTAAAGTATGTGTTTCAAGTGTGTAAGGTAAAAAGGTTCTGCAGCTCTGCTTTACAGCAGTGTGAACATACTTAACAGCACTCCACTGTCCTATAAAAAGGTTATGGCTAGGACTGGGGCAATGGCTCAGGGTAACTGCTAAGAGTGCTTGCATGAACTGAATtctagttcctagcacccacatacaaATCATGGTGTGGAAGACAGAAATGGATCACTGTGACATCCTGTCCTCCAgactagctccaggttcagaagagaccctatctaaagggaacaaagcaaagaaacataaaGCAAGGCACCCAACATAtttctctgacttctgcacatactggtacatgtgcacatgcacagactGTCACACCAAGCATAAATAGGTAAGATAAGTCTTATATTACATATTTTGGACATAATTGGATAATGGTACTTAGAACTGTTATCTAAAAAGGTAAAAACAGTCATATATCTTGTTATGGGGTGATTTTAGGGTGCAcacttgaagaaaagaaaggcattcCACTTTTAAAAGTGGCGAAAGTACATAaaaaattttctataattttgaggaataaaactaagaaaaactctaaatggttttgTATAGTGAACAGAATGAAGAGTTAGGGGATGGGGTAGTAGTCTTTACTGAATGGATTGTACACTGCAGATTTGACTTTCAACTATGTAAACATTttgaataattatataaaaaataatttttaattgttcCTAAAAATAGCAAACAAGACAGAGTTCAAACACAAcccattataaaaacaaataaatacttcaACCACATATGGGTCTTCTTGGGagtctctctctcaaaacaaaaacaattaaaaatttgatTGGAAGTCAAGCATGATGGTGCATACCCATAATACCAGCAACTGGGGAGTAGAGAAAGGAGGTTCAGACTaacctcagctacacagaaaattcaaggccacctgCTATGTGATACTACCTCAAAAAAattgttactttggaaaaaaactGAGAAATCTGAATATTAGCTGGATAACTGATAATAagtattaaacatttaaaattactgTTTTAGGTACAGTTCCATTTAAATTGGGAAATAACAGAGATTAAATCTCACTTGTTTCTATTTCCCACTGATTAAAGTTTTCATTGAAAGTTTACAACTCATGAACTTCCTAGTGTTCTCTTTTAAGTTGATTTACATTTCATGCTACTTACTTACAATTTGTAGAAAGCATAGGTAAAAACAAGCGCAGTACATCACCTTTGTAAAAGTGACTGGGATACTGGCATCCAACTGAATGTGATCTGCAACTTCTGtaaactgctgctgctgtttctgcagTGTTTCTAATAATCTTGTAATTTCTTGTTTTGCCAAGACAACTCTACAATCATCCTAGAAAACAAGATGATATTTTCCataaagtttttcctttaaaaatggagACTTCATCAACTTTCAATAAAGACCATTTaacattataatataaaaagtaaatttttgaagCTAAGGAGCCACAGTTCAGTTGATGAAGggcttgcctcacaagcatgagAACTCTGAATTTAATCCCCacccagcacctatgtaaaaagccaggtacaATGGTACTTGCTTGCAGTGCTGAAGAGGTGTAAAGTACACTACATTCGTAAACTTGTGTTGTTTGAGCTCACTGAGAAGCTGGCTCAGGAACTTCAAAGCCAAGTCTGCTTATGTTAAGTGTCCTCAAAACTCCTTGTCTGGTTATGGGATAGCACCTTAACTCCATGACAAGAAAGAGATCAAGAGTAAAAACATCAtctcttaggtttctattgctaagaTAAAACAACATAATCAAAAGAAACTTAGGGAGAGttcatttcagcttacagttttaCATCACAGTTCATTcctaagggaagtcagggcaggaactcaaatagggcagaaGCCTGGAAGCAAGAACAGATgaagaggccatagaggagtgctgctttactggcttgctctccatgacttgttCCATCTGTTTTATTTagcacccaggatcaccagctcaGGGGTGGCACCAGTGAGCTGGGCCCACCTACATCACTACAAGGTTGCCCAGAGGTCAATCCAATGGGGACATTTCCTCAATTGCCATTCCCTCTTCCAAAACCACTCTAGGccgtgtcaacttgacataaaactaggcagcacACATCATGTCCTTAGAAACAGCTACAAGATAAATCATTCCAAACATGTTACTATTGTTTGTTTATCCCACGACATAAAAGTGTCTACAGTCAGAAAGAGAAGTATGAAGTTCTGCCACAGAAAGCTCGTCCATGGAAAGCTCAACTGGGAACTCCAGCTGGCTCCCTCAACTTCTCCAGCTGATTTCTGTTGGATATGGTGAGCACTTGTTTTGATAATGTTATCTCTACCTGTggatatttgttcttttatttggaAGCCTCACCCCAGGCCCTGCTCTGCCTGAAGTCCATCAAGAACTCCAGCTGGCTGTCTTAATGGGACTTTCCTAGTCAGTTTCTGCTAAATATGATAAGTTCCCAGTTTGACTATGCTATGTTtctactgttatttttttctgaaaatgtcatGAGGGGACAATCTGCTCTGCCAGAGACTCTAGCTGGTTGCCTTAGAGACATTTGCCCAGCCAGTTTCTACTGGATACTTTGAGCACCCAAtttgatgttttcctttctctccctctccctcccttcctccttccctctctctctcacctatCTATTTATATAAATCTATCATCCATtgcctatttatcatctatcacttactatttattctttaatttggcTTGATAGACACTTCACTCATTCAAAACTGAAGGTATGGCTATTGTAAATAATTTTCAGGAGTCATAGAGAGGAGGATCCCTAAGGTTCAGGAAGACCATATGTAACAGGAGGTATACCACACTCCTCAGAACACATGAGAGCATCCTTTGCCttcatgtgtatgtacatctggacatacatacatactttcaCAATGaaggtgtatgtgcacacatgcaacatacatacataaactcTTGTTATTACTTTTAAGCTCTAGCTGgtctagaattcactttgtagactaggccagacttaactcacagaaatcaacctGACTatgcttccctagtgctaggataaAGGAATGTATCAACATACCCAGCTATAGAAACttttttgaattttcaaatttttatttgtatacgTCTATTAATAACTTGACATTTAGAACTTGGCATCAACATGACCAAGAATTAAATAACAAATACTGAAgtggaggaaaatgaaaaagaaaattatatgtgcatatgtgcataggtgttttgcctgcatatttgtCTATGTATCacgtgtgcagtgcccatggaaatGAAGAAACCTATAAGAAAGACCCCACAAACTTTTCAAAAATTCCATATCCTTCTAAGAGGGCTGATAGTCACAGGAACACCAAGCCAAGAGTAACCTACCTTACAGCatccctctcttgctctctatTAAAAGTGCCCAGGATGAAGCTAGGAGACAATACAGATACTTACACAGTTCTAGCTCCAGTATCAATAGTAGATTTTAGAAGAGTAAGACAAGAATTAAAAGACACTATAAATGACATGTACATTATCATAAAAATTTTGGTCATGAACTTGATATAAATAGGAAAAGGagatctcaactgaggaattgcttccatTGGCTTGGCCCATGGGCATGTCCATGGctatataagaaaggtagctgaacaaGCCAAGGAGAGCAACCCATTAAGTAGCATTCCTCCACAGTGTCTGCTTCAATTCCTGTCTGCACCTTCCTACCTTGGTTTCCCTCATTGATGGACTGTTACctgtaagacaaataaatccttcctgcCCCAAGATGGTTTCTGTCAGCATtttacacagaaacaaagaacaagctAAGACATGCATCCACTTTTACATGTCAGTATGACAAGAGCTCAACAACAAACACAACTAACAATGAGCCTGTAGGCTGCTCACACTATAAGTACAATGAGACATGTAAGAGATAAATCTCAACACTGGTAAAACTAACAATGAGCCTGTAGGCTGCTCACACTCTAAGTACAATGAGACATGTAAGAGACAAATCTCAACACTGGTAAAAGTTGTAAACTGTAATTTGAAATCAGCACAATTATTAGAAGCACATCAGTAAAGACAAGATAGGCTATAGCATTTCAAAAACTCCTAGGGCAATAATTACCCCTATACCTCCCACTTGTGACATTTTTGCTCAAACAATCTTGAATcccacttattttaaaaaaaggaaatcatcTGCAAACTGAGTGATGGATTAAAGCTTCCAAGAGTAACATCTGAGTTACACCTTGAAGAAGGAAAATCTccactgaaagaaaagaatacatcAAAAGACAGAATATGTACGATAAAGAAAGGCAAGGCAAATGGGCTTGGCATggttgaaaaaaatgacattacgGCGATCTAGAGTCGAAGGTTTTATGACAGGAACAGCATATGAATAGGAGGACACTAATATGGTTAGTGGAACAATTTAAAGTTAGAGACCATGTCCTAAGAGTAATGTTAACACATGCAGTCAAACCCAGTcactaaagaaatgaaagaataaagcGTATCTCTGATAATTGTATACTTAACATAAAAAGTATAGCCTAGCTACATTTGAATTACTTACCTGCTGTAAAGTCTTTTCGCAATGGAGACAGGCTGTTGAAACCTGAGACAAGAGAATAGTCATATCCTCTTGTTGCTGCCTGAGCCAAATGAGCTTTTCTCTCACATGGGCATCAACAACACTTAGAGCCATTTCTTCTTGACGACAAAGAGTTTCATGTAAATCAGAAAAATAAGCTCGGACACATGATCGGGCATTCTCTGCAGTACCTGGGACCTATGaagacaaaagtaaaatttaaacaataaaaaccttaaatacTTTAAATGTAAAGTACCAAAATTTAAATATCATCTTCGCCCTTAGAGATTTTAATCTATCCATTACACCTTTTCCTATGTATGAACTTTGAAGTATAACTGTTAATAAATTATACCTGAAACAAATTGGAACCTAATCCCCAGTTTACCCATCTCCAAACCTAATTTCAGTAAATAGAAACTTCATCAGGtgattgaagttttaaaaaaaatgcaaagaaaagggtctggagagatggctcagtggttatgagcactgattgttctttcagagatcctgagttcaattcctggaaaccacatggtggctcacaaccacctgtaataagatctggtgccaacttctggcctggggggacacatgcaagcagaacattgtatacacagtaaataaataaatcttcagagagagagatccagagaggagtttaaaaaatttaaaaaaaaattaaagaaaacaaagatagaagaaagggagagggagggagagaggaaagggagagaaatggatGTCTCTTTCATATTCTATAACTAGACTTGGCAAATTCTGCTGACTTCAATATAGTTACGGAATCCAGTCAGGCTTTACTAGCACCACCTCCAGCAAACTGGTCCACACAATATAATTTCCCATCTGATTATGGTAAACAGTCTTCTAACTTCTCTTAACTTCCTGACCAATCAAACCACCCACCAATCACTACTGACAACTAATTGCCAAGTTAACTTTTCTTTAGAATCTCAAATTCATCCTCTTTTTATTGCTACTCCAGTATTACAAGACACAAACATGTCTAAACTAGATGATTCCAACAGTGTCTTAATAGATCTTCCTGCTTTCAGTGCTACTGTTCTTCCAACTCACTTCTATATTTAACAGTAACATTCTTAAtgtaaatgtaattatttcattCCTATGTCAATAGTTTAATGGCTCATCTTGCTCTTAACCTGAAGTTCTAATTCCTCAGCACAACTATTAGATTATGGAATGATTTAGTCTTTAATTCTTcgatttttcttcttctccaacCCAACACAGAGCTCCAAACAAAGTGAATTTCTTTAAGAAACTACAATCAATCTGTCCAGCCCTTACTTACAATCACTTACGTGCATTTTTCCCTTTGTGGGATAACTTACACCTGACCCACTTTTCTTTCTGACTGAATTCTTTCAAATCTCAGTTTAAACATCACTTATAGGAAGCCTTCCATGAACTATGATGTGTTATACATCTTATGTACTACCAAGTATACTGTACTTCCTTcccacaacaaaaaataattatcaatCTGAAACTCTCTTATATGATAGAGAATAAATTCCACAAAGccaaaacattttcaaaactttATGTTCAGCATCCAGTACAACGCTAGCACACTGTAATTGTGCAATAATTATTAGAAGGTGcaaaaaagagaatgaagaggttaaaaagacaaaaaggttaGAAAAGAACACATACATGTTCTGTGTGAGCCATTCCAATTCCATCTTCCACTATTTGTTCTCCTCCTTCAATGTGCTGAACAATTCCAACTAGTTTTCTGGAATAATCTGAGATTTCTTCAGTAAAGGTCCGTATGCAGTGAGCCATATCTAAAATTGAGGCTCGGATCTGGTTAGCTTCTGGTTCCAGTACTGAATGCTAAAAATACAATACAATTCATAGTGGTGAGTGGTGTCTACTGATTTACAAAAACTACTTAAATCTCTTTTAATATAAACGAACATCAGCCACAAGAGGTTTTTGTAACGTATTTCAAATAGTACAACATTAGAAGACAAAAAAATGCTAATTTATTTCACTCCTTTCTAAAAGAGctataatatgaagaaataaatcagAAGTTGAAAGTACATGTACTATTTTACAAGAAACCAAGAGATCGCCCAAAATTATGAGTTAtcaatagatataaatattatcaaAGAAGTACAATATTATAAGAGCATGCACAAAAATATGGGACTTTTTCTCTCATGTTGGAAATAATCATGAAGTCACTCTGAAATTATACTATTCAGAAACTACAATCCTCAATTATTTTTCCATGCTAGAGACCAACTCATTAATCTCTTAACTTTCATCAGTTcttaatacatataaataaacaggTCAACGAAAGCAAATGGTAGGCTGGTAAAATAGTCATCCAACTGAATTAAGCTCATACCTTGTGACCTTGGTGCTTTCCATATTCTTTGCAGACACAGCACATGAGTGGGCTAGTTTGACAACCTTCTTCCAAGCAAACAAACTCAATGGCATGCACCTGGTGCTGCGAGCACATGGTTTTCTCATGAGGTTTATCAGCTAGAGGCACTCGCCTATGCTTTGCTAATGTCTTTGTAGAATGAGTAACTTGAGAACACTCTGAGCACAAGTGAGTTGCACACACAGTGCAATATACAGATGCAACGTGAGCTTCATCTTCATCACACCGAATGATGCTCTgataaacaaaaaagtaatgCCTTAAAACTAAACCCACTCATTAAAACATGACAAATTTTGAACTAAAAAACCCCACAATCTTTTCTATTTAACTTTACCAGGCTCATATATGATGatcaaaaaaaggaaatttcttaAGTCAATCAttccaaatagaaacaaagaactaaggaattaaacaaaagaaaaccaaagtaagCAAAGCAAAATGGTCTCTCAAAATAAGTGGCTTCTAGAGCCAGAAGAAGTTCTGGAAACTTTAATCCATGATACAACCAAACACATTacagaacagaaggaagaaacagaaaacaaccagCTGCAGCTTAAGAACTAGTTGTGACAACTTAGTTGTCACAAGGATTCCTTAACCAAACAAAGTTCAGCTCTTCCATTAACTAAACTATGCTTAAACTCAATATTGGTCTAGTCTGCTAGACCCAGTACATAAATCAATGGCATACCTgaaatttaataatgaaaatatactgGTAAGGATAAAGGCCATGTGTTACCTACC
This genomic interval carries:
- the Trim23 gene encoding E3 ubiquitin-protein ligase TRIM23 isoform X2, which gives rise to MAALAVNKPGAGVDSGRQGSRGTAVVKVLECGVCEDVFSLQGDKVPRLLLCGHTVCHDCLTRLPLHGRAIRCPFDRQVTDLGDSGVWGLKKNFALLELLERLQNGHIGQYGSAEEAIGISGESIIRCDEDEAHVASVYCTVCATHLCSECSQVTHSTKTLAKHRRVPLADKPHEKTMCSQHQVHAIEFVCLEEGCQTSPLMCCVCKEYGKHQGHKHSVLEPEANQIRASILDMAHCIRTFTEEISDYSRKLVGIVQHIEGGEQIVEDGIGMAHTEHVPGTAENARSCVRAYFSDLHETLCRQEEMALSVVDAHVREKLIWLRQQQEDMTILLSQVSTACLHCEKTLQQDDCRVVLAKQEITRLLETLQKQQQQFTEVADHIQLDASIPVTFTKDNRVHIGPKMEIRVVTLGLDGAGKTTILFKLKQDEFMQPIPTIGFNVETVEYKNLKFTIWDVGGKHKLRPLWKHYYLNTQAVVFVVDSSHRDRISEAHSELAKLLTEKELRDALLLIFANKQDVAGALSVEEITELLSLHKLCCGRSWYIQGCDARSGMGLYEGLDWLSRQLVAAGVLDVA
- the Trim23 gene encoding E3 ubiquitin-protein ligase TRIM23 isoform X1; this encodes MAALAVNKPGAGVDSGRQGSRGTAVVKVLECGVCEDVFSLQGDKVPRLLLCGHTVCHDCLTRLPLHGRAIRCPFDRQVTDLGDSGVWGLKKNFALLELLERLQNGHIGQYGSAEEAIGISGEVLMGLVEIFISIIRCDEDEAHVASVYCTVCATHLCSECSQVTHSTKTLAKHRRVPLADKPHEKTMCSQHQVHAIEFVCLEEGCQTSPLMCCVCKEYGKHQGHKHSVLEPEANQIRASILDMAHCIRTFTEEISDYSRKLVGIVQHIEGGEQIVEDGIGMAHTEHVPGTAENARSCVRAYFSDLHETLCRQEEMALSVVDAHVREKLIWLRQQQEDMTILLSQVSTACLHCEKTLQQDDCRVVLAKQEITRLLETLQKQQQQFTEVADHIQLDASIPVTFTKDNRVHIGPKMEIRVVTLGLDGAGKTTILFKLKQDEFMQPIPTIGFNVETVEYKNLKFTIWDVGGKHKLRPLWKHYYLNTQAVVFVVDSSHRDRISEAHSELAKLLTEKELRDALLLIFANKQDVAGALSVEEITELLSLHKLCCGRSWYIQGCDARSGMGLYEGLDWLSRQLVAAGVLDVA